A genomic stretch from Schistosoma haematobium chromosome 4, whole genome shotgun sequence includes:
- the RAB33A gene encoding Ras- protein Rab-33A (EggNog:ENOG41KOG0084~COG:S), whose product MESNVVDLDGTNECNNISKRIKIILVGNSNVGKSSLLKSFTKGSDENEPVSTIGTDLKLYEMRLNGELIKLYIWDTAGTERFKNHMSPSYFRHAQGALVVYDVGCQRSFEELNTWVKIIEQYSGSRLVKVIIGNKNDLPARAISIQKAEEYAKSINCVYLETSAKTGLHVRQAFVTLVHLIIEKNSNQLSVKENNVVLREKPTKHKAQCCHH is encoded by the exons ATGGAATCAAACGTTGTTGATTTAGATGGTACTAATGAATGTAATAATATAAGTAAacgaattaaaattattttggtGGGTAATTCAAATGTTGGCAAATCAAG tttattaaaatcattcaCTAAAGGATCTGATGAAAATGAACCAGTCTCTACAATTGGTACCGatttaaaattatatgaaatgaGATTGAATGGTGAATTAATTAAACTTTACATTTGG GATACAGCTGGTACAGAAAGATTTAAAAATCATATGTCTCCTTCATATTTTCGTCATGCACAAGGTGCTTTAGTAG tttatgATGTTGGTTGTCAAAGAAGTTTTGAAGAATTAAACACATGGGTTAAAATAATTGAACAATATTCTGGTAGTAGATTAGTTAAAGTGATTATtggtaataaaaatgattta CCAGCACGTGCTATATCTATACAAAAAGCTGAAGAATATGCTAAAAGTATTAATTGTGTATATTTGGAAACTAGTGCAAAAACTGGTCTTCATGTTAGACAAGCATTCGTTACATTAGTACATTTg aTTATCGAAAAAAATTCCAATCAATTAAGTGTTAAGGAGAATAATGTTGTTTTACGTGAAAAACCTACAAAACATAAAGCTCAGTGTTGTCATCATTAA